The Salvelinus sp. IW2-2015 unplaced genomic scaffold, ASM291031v2 Un_scaffold3351, whole genome shotgun sequence genomic sequence CTTCCGCGATCTTCTTCACCCCGTAGCAGGCCATCTTGTTCCTCATCTCCGACTGCATCTGCTTGTCCATGGAGTCCAGCTTCTGTAGGTTGACCTGGTCCGCAAAGAGGCTGTAGAGGGGCACGCTGGTGGTGGTGATCTTGCTCCTGCGGGAGCCCAGACCGGAGACGCTGGAGAGATTACTGGTAGAAGAAGCAGCACTTCTACCGGAGAGCACAGACTCGGCCCTGTCAGCACTGACACCGTGATGAGCCAGCGAGCTCGAGTAGGACGCTCCACTCAGCAGATAGAAGCCTTGTCATCATCCAAGCCACGTCTTGCTGGCCCTACCACACTAGATGCCCCACCGAAACTTAGCACCGATCCAGCCTGGGACGGGGGGAGGCTCATCTCACGCTCCTTCTGGATGAGGTCTCGGAAACCACATTGGCGATCCAGTTCTGAATGCTGGACAGGTCGACCATGGGCTCCCCACCAGGTCCCTGCATTGTGGGTACAGGGATCATGGGGACTTGGGGaatgccctggggaattcctgagcCCATGGAGGCCTGAGATCTGGTGCTGCGGGCTTGGGATAAGAAGATCTGCCACTCAGCATGGACATGTTGTCATCATTGGTAACACTTCCGGCTTGCGAGCCGCCAGGCCGGGCGAAGAAGGCAGAGAGCGGCAGGGTGCTTCCGCTCACGGAGCTCTCCGTCTCCCAGCCGCACATGGACTGACTCTCCTCCAGCGTCTTCCGCGAGCGCTCCAGGAGCTCCTCCCGCCTCTGTCTCCTCTTGGCTGTGGCCGAGTCCTCGCGCGGCTCATCTCCACAATGTCATCTTTTGTTGCCTTGTTGTCCTCTCCAAGCCGCTTTGCCTGTTTCATCTTCCAGGTCTGGTAGGCTGTGAGGTTGACGTCCTCCAGTGCCGGAGTGCGGGCCTCAGCATCGGCCCTCTCCCTGCTCCCCACTGCCCCATACACCCCCGGCTCttttctccccatccctcccttcaTCGTTCTTATTCCAGCCAAACTGGATCCTCTTCACCCTCCAGCGCTCCAGGGGAGTTAGGTTCTCCTTGTTCCTCTTGCAGAAGTTGTACATGGAGCTGGTGTCCGAGAGCACGCTCTCCACGTCGTCCTCAATTGTCTGCTTCTTATTTTCTGTCCCCTCCATRGCCGTGCTCTCACTGTTGTTGTCATCGTCCTTCTTGCGGTAGCGCGCCGCCGCCTGCTCCTCGATCTCCTTCAGTCGCTGCTTCCAAAGGTCAGAGTAGCTGCTGCAACTGGCCGTGGACACTGATTCTGAGGGGGAGCGCCGTGGGCGCCGCTTCAGGCGCTCCTTCATGGCCTGGACGTCCTCGCTGGTCACGCTCTCCAGGTCTTCTGGTGCCCCAGGACCCCGCATGCCCCCCAGGAGAGACTCCTCGTCCCCAGCCTCGCTCATCAGCTGTTGCTCCCACCACTCCTCGCTCTGGTACTTCTCGTTCCTCCTCTGCCACTCGCGGATCATGCTCATGCCATCTTCATCCCCATCCTCTGCATCCTCCCCACCGTTGCCAGCGTCTTTTCCAGGCAGGGCCAGGCCCTCTATCYTCTCTGCCCGTTCCAGGCCCATCCGCTGCCCTCCAAAAACACCGTCCCTAAGGGCGGCGGCTGCGGCAGACGAGGCCACACTACTCATCACGCTTTGGCTGTCCTCCTCCTCRTCCATCATGATGGAGTGGGCCTTCACGTCCATCATGCTCTCTTTGTCGTCAAACAGGTGGGCGCGAGTGTGGGCGTCGATGACGGAGCACTGGCTGAGGGTGTCGTCATCATCGTCATCACGCTCCTCTAGTAGCGTCTCGTTGAGTTGACGCAGCTGCTTTAGGAAGCCCTCGTTGGGGTTGATGGGTCGCTTCTTCCTCAGAGTGGTCAGTGCCTCCATGATGGTCATGTGTTG encodes the following:
- the LOC112075707 gene encoding LOW QUALITY PROTEIN: serine/threonine/tyrosine-interacting-like protein 2 (The sequence of the model RefSeq protein was modified relative to this genomic sequence to represent the inferred CDS: inserted 6 bases in 6 codons; deleted 10 bases in 6 codons; substituted 1 base at 1 genomic stop codon), encoding MESSGPWYRTAGAAQHPVTRSVAVNKARLKRHGITHILKRCHRYRGLHREAFYAGLKHQLHGIEXMTLQRSDISPHFRTCAEFLDEAPVDTTGKVLVSSMMGESRSAVLVAAYLMIFQHMTIMEALTTLRKKRPINPNEGFLKQLRQLNETLLEERDDDDDDTLSQCSVIDAHTRAHLFDDKESMMDVKAHSIMMDEEEDSQSVMSSVASSAAAAALRDGVFGGQRMGLERAEXIEGLALPGKDAGNGGEDAEDGDEDGMSMIREWQRRNEKYQSEEWWEQQLMSEAGDEESLLGGMRGPGAPEDLESVTSEDVQAMKERLKRRPRRSPSESVSTASCSSYSDLWKQRLKEIEEQAAARYRKKDDDNNSESTAMEGTENKKQTIEDDVESVLSDTSSMYNFCKRNKENLTPLERWRVKRIQFGWNKNDEGRDGEKRAGGVWGSGEQGEADAEARTPALEDVNLTAYQTWKMKQAKRLGEDNKATKDDIVEMSRXEDSATAKRRQRREELLERSRKTLEESQSMCGWETESSVSGSTLPLSAFFARPGGSQAGSVTNDDNMSMLSGRSSXSQARSTRSQASMGSGIPQGIPQVPMIPVPTMQGPGGEPMVDLSSIQNWIANVVSETXIQKEREMSLPPSQAGSVLSFGGASSVVGPARRGLDDDKASLLSGASYSSSLAHHGVSADRAESVLSGRSAASSTSNLSSVSGLGSRRSKITTTSVPLYSLFADQVNLQKLDSMDKQMQSEMRNKMACYGVKKIAEDNKRSTLYKKKKPKDEGEEEEKEDDYLTGKIKSLSHLHQKKKAPTRSYGLSGCLNLSTALEKEKNTSVDEWLTNVMPPSRKPASYSAEDETDPGXSASVYNFGGRRTCLREEEEEEYEVASRYRSRFQADTESRVLGNXSSNGMDSSSRARRSYATTAEEEEEEESYTSKRKXTHHSQYESGGETEGEERKEEKEEEEDVDRFLSQLRQRSRARAEAEMQDDDIVAAWRAQQESKSNGTKAVTLNQSKKCHTYSMKETQSNVNMFLQIIN